The following DNA comes from Macrobrachium rosenbergii isolate ZJJX-2024 chromosome 5, ASM4041242v1, whole genome shotgun sequence.
AAGTTTTTACCCCTTAAACCTTCCATGGCTAGATATTTTACAGGCGTTTACTGGACTAATGGTGTAATTCTTTTCATGATTTGGCAACAAAACGAAACTTACGGTAAAATAGGCTACAATTTATTTGCTCTTACTTACTTATGGACAATAAATTTGGCAAAGCTTCTACCCCTTAAACCTTCCACTGGCTAGGTATGTTATGTACACAGGTGTTTATTGGACTAACGGTGCAATTACCTACAAATCCTTTGACAGGGCAATTCCCCTTTTAACTGGAGTTCCAGGTGACATCACATCACAATCTGCTTTCCAGGTTCACCCTTCCCGACGGCACCCCGGCTGTGTTCAAGTTTGTCGCCGACGAGAACGGCTTCAGGGTCGAGTCTGACCTCCTGcccactcccccacccctcccaccaCACGCCATCGAGCAGATCGAGAGAGCCCGTCAGGAACAGGCCTCAGGGTCTTCCCGCCCCAGAGGGTCATTCGCATCTGCCTCCACCCTGTCGGGTCAATATTCCGCACCGTCGGCCTCTGCTCCCCAGTTCGCAAgcccagcagcagcagcggcagcaccAACACCCCAGTTTGACGATTCTGACTTCGCCAGCAGCGCCTCCTCCTCCGCCCCAGCTGCCCAGTTCGCTCAGGTCTCTGCCTCAGCCTCTCACTCTTCCTCTAATAATCTCTTCGGGGCCTCTTCAGCTCAGGCCCCCCAGTTCGGACGACCATCAGGCGCTAGGCCTAGGCCATCCCAACGACCAGCTGCTCCATCAGCTCAGTATGGCCTCCCACAATAAGCCCAAACTTCCCCAAAATCTTAATAATAGTTCCAGAGGTCACATAAACTTCAAGAGTTGAAGTTCATGGCCTTGGAAGGACATGGTGCTCAACAAAACCTAAGCGGACGTCTATGACCCAAAAGCTCCGAGGATCTCCACTTCACTATGGTACTacgaaagttattaaaaaaatataaaaaaaaatagtgtaatatatttatgaaataaacttaGCTGAACCTACATCTTCTTCAGTAACCCCAGAACTTACAAATTCTCAaagttatgaatataaatttaaataaagtggTCTTTGGGAATGAATGGAAGGAAACatcaaagaaagagaaatgtctAACTGGTTACCAATCATTTACGAATGCCTCAAACTGACTTGCAAATAAAAGCGATTTTCTATGAATGATACTATTAAGTTAACTGCACATTAACTTGCCAGGTTAGGCATGTCAACGCTGAGCTTCTCCAAGAATGTTAACTTTCCTTATCCCAATAAGGTGACTTGTCATTCATTATCCACTACAAACTGCagattttcattaatgaataattagtaaaagaaaaattcaaagccTAATAGCCTCAATAGATTTGGTCAACAccaccctagctgtcacaacatttactgccattaattccagctgacctttaaacaCCGTGAaataatctttcggtggtctcggtaaatatgaaatgtaaaaattcaaaagaaattatcattgatGGCATAATGGTGCAAGTTAATAACCCTGTTTTTTATAACGGAAAAAGAGTCGGcaaaatattgccgttctgataaacagtactacaccgagatatccacactaTCATTTTAGATCTCTGAGTTTTGGCGACCCAACTTGGATTACAGGAACGATTTGGCCCCCTGAGAAATCAGTGTCATGCACTGAGAAATGGGTTCTTTGCAGCTGATTACTTTGACATCCAATGGTGTTTTTAAGtgtctgaacgtttttgttttgctggagatttaacatatatgatataatttgtaCTTGAGAGgttttttcatattctagagtaaatttacccaCATTAtgtgtttttgtaaaagaaaaaaattaaaacgtgaAGCGtcatgaacgaaatctaatgaaaactgtatcctcactttttcGGTTATTGCCGAGTACGTATCTAGAACGGTGGCTGATATCAggaaaaagtcaggaaaaaagtcacaggaaaaaagtcacagaaaaaaagccacattaattTTTTACGGTGGCCGGTATGAAGTCACAttgaaaaagtcacaggaaaagtcacagaaacaaagtcacattaatttacggTGGCCGGTatgaagtcacaggaaaaaaagtcaaagggaaaaaagtcacattcatttacggtggccggtaataaagtcacagaaaaaaagttacgggggaaaagtcacaggggaaaaaagtcacaggaaaaaagtcacgggggaaaaagtcacattaatttatggtggccggtaataaagtcacaggggaaaaattcacaatatttcttggggctcattatctttataatatttacagtctcttttttttatgtttatacggaaatccccaccgggcttgtactaaacacgccccaAAAGTGGATATACacagggttaaaacccttgggagtcactatctacgaaagattaatgtgactttttgtcctgtgacttttttccctgtgacttttttacctggttTCATCTACAACACATAAAATTGTACTTACATGACCCGGGACCTCTGGTGACCTTACCTTGCATGTAGGATGCGTGGACCTGAAATAATATAAGCAGTACTTAATGAAATGCGATTGTGAACATTTTTCTTGctgacattaattttattaatatagagGTCTACAACTTACagtattccttctttctttcagcCTATTacctattaaaaaatatatatagcaaaatatcaATAGAAGGTTCTATATATAAAGAGGTGagtacacaattatatatatatatatatatatatatatatatatatatatatatatatatatatatatatatatatacatatataaatattatgcataAGACATATGAaggcatatatacatttatgaagcAGAGTTCAAAAACCCATTATtacttatcacatatatatatatatatatatatatatatatatatatatatatatatatatatatatatatatatatataatatatactgtatatttgcacAGTAGGTATCAAGTAAAACAGATAATAACATGCACGATGACAAGGATACCAAGAAACAGATAATTTTGCGATAAATTCCTTAGAAATTTTTGAGCCATAGTTTCCTCTTAGAATCCCATTGAAATAACAGGAAGTCTTGTCTAGGAAACTAAAGCAaaaaatcaagaaggaaaattataaattttaaatcacatttaAGAATCAGTAAAACTGACAAGGATAGAGGtcaacaagaaaaaattttattattattattattattattattattatttaaagataaacccTATTTATATGAACTAGCCCACAGGGATCACTGACTTCCAAAGATCATAGTggtcatttaaaagaagttacaaaagaaaaaatgaaatacagagaagagatcacttactgcaaaagaaaaaaacaataataagaaacCGAGCAGTAacatattagaaataaaatatttctgcaaatttttcatattcaaaatattaaacttGCAgtcatgaaaagtaaaaaaaaaaaaaaacagcgactAAGCAAGAAGTTTGACGAAACCTTGAATGAGCTGAATACTGAATATATTCGGCAAATTTATAGAAAAGTCTGAGACTGATATTGTAAGTAATAGCTCACATACTTTCGGATATACATGTACAATAAATATGTGAGTTTAGGCATACGCATTCAACACAGGGCATACACACAAAGAGAcacgaagattattattatcgaaTTTCTCAAACATCGGCAGCACGTTTACACAAAATGAACCTCTGGTACAGCAACACATTTTAGCTTAACACACGGCTAATAAACATGAGTGACTGActtagaaaaaaaactgatttagatTTGACAACTGTTGAGAAGGTGACCCCTAAGCcccatataaaaacacacacacacacacacacacggtcaaCACGATGGAATATTCATATCGTGGAAATAATTAaattctctgtatgtatatatatactgaagaaaaaaagtatttaaatgataagtgaaaatgaaaaaaagtaactgCCCTTTTCATGAACttctatttattaactttataacatccattgaaattataaatataaatttaaatatcgAACAATATGAATTGCAAAAATTCCTTAAaactaaattatcaaaataaactaaCTCCATTTAAACactaaatctatataaaaaaactaatttagacTTTCTTTAAACACAGAGAACTATACTCCAATCAAAACTGAAGATCTTGCAAATTGAATGGAATTCAACGTGGAAATAATTAAATTCTACAGGAAAAAATGGTTGTGTAATCAAAAAAGTAATTCCTGGGGTTCCATAAACTAAATTATCAAGCTACCCAAAACCTGTGATGACTTGCAAAGAAGaactcaacagagagagagagagagagagagagagagagagagagagagagagagagagagagagagagaggcccgaaGAAGACCTGTCATGATGAGAGGGACCCGAGAAGACGACCCGTGACGTCCGATCTGCCGACCTTGACggttacgcaaaaaaaaaaaaaaaaaaaaaggttactcaGATGAATCTTCTTTTTtctagaggaagaaggaaagttaTGGTTCACGTGGTCAAGAGGTATAACTGTTACGAGTGAATGACAGGCGAAGATGATAGGTGATGATAGTGATGGGAGGTGAAACTAGGGGGGGGAATGCATAGCAGACAGGGTGACtcgggttgagagagagagagagagagagagagagagagagagagagagagagagagagagagagagagagagagagatgaaggcagGAATAGCAGACAGGAAGACTTGGATCGAcagcgactgagagagagagagagagagagagagagagagagagagagagagagagagaggcagacataGCAGATAGAAGACTTGGACTGACAGCGACGagtcgatcgagagagagagagagagagagagagagagagagagagagagagagagagagagagagagagagagaaatgaaggcagagagagagcagataggAAAGACttggatcgagagagagagagagagagagagagagagagagagagagagagagagagagagagagaaaatgagagagaggtaTGAGGAAGACAATGGGtcaagatatagagagagagagagagagagagagatcgatcgatcgatcgatcgatcgacgcaatcgatcgatcgatcgatcgagagatCGATCGActcgatcgatcgagagagagagagagagagagagagttgggcgTGTTGACAGAATGAAAAAAGGCACTGTTCCGGGGTACGACCGATGGAAAGGTACGAGTATCTATATAAACGGCGCTATGGGGTACCTCCGCATCGCATTCGACTTGTGCGCCGTTCAGCGACATGTACTCGGTTTGTGAAGTGCTACATTTTTTGGGGGAGttaaatgttgatatatatagaCTGGTCTAGATTAGCCTGGATTCATAGTTCTTTCCTtccataatacatatacatacatgcatacacacacggtTTGTGAAGTGCTAAATTTTCTTGAGAAATGTTAATATATAGCTTGGTCTAGATTTAACTTGGATTCATAAGTCTTTGCTTcgattatacacatacatatacgcacacactatatatgtatatatatacatatatacatacatacatacatacatacacacacacatacagaggaAACAAGACAACGGTCATAAACACATTAATAATGATACAAATTGCTGTTCCGAGGATGAACacctgtgttaaaaaaaaatagattcataATTCTTTGCTTCgattatagacacacacacacatacatgcatacatacacacatacatgcagagACGAAACAAGACAATGGTTACTAACACGTTACTGCTATGTATAGCTGCGGTTttaaatatacacaatttattatatatgcacacattcataAATTCATCAATCGCCTTTTCCCCTTAATGGAGGAACGTAACCCTTTTAATATGAAGTCgttatgtttttcatgttttaccgATTTACTGTGCTCCTGCATAATTTACAATGGCAGTAATACCTGAATTTAGTATACATTTACCTGGCAAGTCAATTAAATGCAACGCCAAGTGTTAAAAAAAGGTCATACATTTTTTGAACGATCTCAATGAATATTCAAACTGAAATGAACGGTAATTTCAAGTTTTGTGCAAGTTATTAATCGATGCGTCACACCTGCGCTTGTTTATAAGTAACACGCAACTTGAAAAACAAGTATGGAAACACCTATTCGTTCATACATACTCAGCTACCAAGCATAAGCGTACGCACGCACACGattaagcataaaaatataatttataatcacCAAAACAATAACATACACTAACAAAGCCTTATTCTGCCCACAGACACTAAGCCTAATCCTACTGGCGGCCTTGGCAACCGGTGAACCAGACGGGTATGGTTCCCACCCCCACCGGCACCAATTCGGAGGAGGAGctggtggtgttggaggaggcGCCTTCGGCATCGGCCAACCCGTAGTACCAATCCTGGTCGACAATCGCCAAGAGCCTGACGCCTCTGGGTCTTACGCCTTCGTCTACGAGACCGGAGATGGCATCAGTCGTCAGGAGCAAGGGTTCCCTCAGGGAGTGACCGGCGCTGTGGCCCAGCAAGGAGGGTGGTCGTGAGTATCGGTCTATTCAATTCTCATTTGCCTGGAAGTGGCTCAGAgcctctagagtctagaccaacATGCTAGATGTTGGCTTATTTTCGGAGCGTCTCTAGGCCAATATGCTAGGTGGcggt
Coding sequences within:
- the LOC136839047 gene encoding pupal cuticle protein 36-like is translated as MGKSEEEEEEEEEEEEEEEEEEEEEEEEILQPSILGQCNISLILVVGTSVCFQKVVLCISAALAVVSADGYDSHAPGFAGSESRISQSRASFGGGGAFKGGSAGPVVPILADDRQAPDASGAYSFNFETGDGVSRQEQGSPQGPSGAVAQTGGWSFTLPDGTPAVFKFVADENGFRVESDLLPTPPPLPPHAIEQIERARQEQASGSSRPRGSFASASTLSGQYSAPSASAPQFASPAAAAAAPTPQFDDSDFASSASSSAPAAQFAQVSASASHSSSNNLFGASSAQAPQFGRPSGARPRPSQRPAAPSAQYGLPQ